A single genomic interval of Mycobacterium sp. DL592 harbors:
- a CDS encoding DNA-directed RNA polymerase subunit beta translates to MLEGCILAVSSQSKSTTTSNSVPGAPKRVSFAKLREPLEVPGLLDVQTDSFKWLIGADEWRQKAIAQGDPSPVGGLEEVLAELSPIEDFSGSMSLSFSDPRFDEVKAPVDECKDKDMTYAAPLFVTAEFINNNTGEIKSQTVFMGDFPMMTEKGTFIINGTERVVVSQLVRSPGVYFDETIDKSTEKTLHSVKVIPGRGAWLEFDVDKRDTVGVRIDRKRRQPVTVLLKALGWTAEQIRERFGFSEIMMSTLEKDNTAGTDEALLDIYRKLRPGEPPTKESAQTLLENLFFKDKRYDLARVGRYKVNKKLGLNAGQPITSSTLTEEDIVATIEYLVRLHEGQPTMTAPGGVEVPVEVDDIDHFGNRRLRTVGELIQNQIRVGLSRMERVVRERMTTQDVEAITPQTLINIRPVVAAIKEFFGTSQLSQFMDQNNPLSGLTHKRRLSALGPGGLSRERAGLEVRDVHSSHYGRMCPIETPEGPNIGLIGSLSVYARVNPFGFIETPYRKVVDGVVTDEIHYLTADEEDRHVVAQANSPIDDKGSFTESRVLVRRKGGEVENVTPAEVDFMDVSPRQMVSVATAMIPFLEHDDANRALMGANMQRQAVPLVRSEAPLVGTGMELRAAIDAGDVVVTEKSGVVEEVSADYITVMADDGTRHTYRMRKFARSNHGTCANQRPIVDAGQRVESGQVLADGPCTENGEMALGKNLLVAIMPWEGHNYEDAIILSSRLVEEDVLTSIHIEEHEIDARDTKLGAEEITRDIPNVSDEVLADLDERGIIRIGAEVRDGDILVGKVTPKGETELTPEERLLRAIFGEKAREVRDTSLKVPHGESGKVIGIRVFSREDDDELPAGVNELVRVYVAQKRKISDGDKLAGRHGNKGVIGKILPIEDMPFLPDGTPVDIILNTHGVPRRMNIGQILETHLGWVAKAGWKVDGTPEWAANLPDELRESQPDSIVSTPVFDGAREEELQGLLASTLPNRDGEVLVDGDGKAVLYDGRSGEPFPYPVTVGYMYILKLHHLVDDKIHARSTGPYSMITQQPLGGKAQFGGQRFGEMECWAMQAYGAAYTLQELLTIKSDDTVGRVKVYEAIVKGENIPEPGIPESFKVLLKELQSLCLNVEVLSSDGAAIEMRDGDDEDLERAAANLGINLSRNESASVEDLA, encoded by the coding sequence GTGCTGGAAGGATGCATCTTGGCAGTCTCTAGCCAGAGCAAATCAACTACTACTTCTAACTCCGTTCCCGGAGCACCGAAACGAGTTTCGTTCGCCAAGCTGCGTGAGCCTCTAGAGGTTCCCGGCCTGCTCGACGTGCAAACCGATTCCTTCAAGTGGTTGATCGGTGCGGACGAGTGGCGGCAGAAGGCGATCGCCCAGGGCGATCCCAGCCCGGTCGGCGGCCTCGAAGAGGTCCTCGCCGAGCTTTCGCCCATCGAGGACTTCTCCGGTTCGATGTCGCTGAGCTTCTCCGACCCGCGCTTTGACGAGGTCAAGGCGCCGGTGGACGAGTGCAAAGACAAGGACATGACGTACGCGGCCCCGCTGTTCGTCACGGCCGAGTTCATCAACAACAACACCGGTGAGATCAAGAGCCAGACGGTCTTCATGGGTGACTTCCCGATGATGACCGAGAAGGGCACCTTCATCATCAACGGCACCGAGCGTGTCGTGGTGAGCCAGCTGGTCCGCTCGCCGGGTGTGTACTTCGACGAGACCATCGACAAGTCCACCGAGAAGACGTTGCACAGCGTCAAGGTGATCCCCGGCCGCGGCGCGTGGCTGGAGTTCGACGTCGACAAGCGCGACACCGTCGGTGTGCGCATCGACCGCAAGCGTCGCCAGCCGGTCACCGTGCTGCTCAAGGCGCTCGGCTGGACCGCCGAGCAGATCCGGGAGCGCTTCGGCTTCTCCGAGATCATGATGTCGACGCTGGAGAAGGACAACACCGCCGGCACCGACGAGGCGCTGCTGGACATCTACCGCAAGCTGCGCCCGGGCGAGCCCCCCACCAAGGAGTCCGCGCAGACCCTGCTGGAGAACCTGTTCTTCAAGGACAAGCGCTACGACCTGGCCCGGGTGGGCCGCTACAAGGTGAACAAGAAGCTGGGCCTCAACGCCGGCCAGCCGATCACCAGCTCGACGCTGACCGAAGAGGACATCGTCGCCACCATCGAGTACCTGGTGCGTCTGCACGAGGGCCAGCCGACGATGACCGCCCCCGGCGGCGTCGAGGTTCCCGTCGAGGTCGACGACATCGACCACTTCGGCAACCGCCGTCTGCGCACCGTGGGTGAGCTGATCCAGAACCAGATCCGGGTCGGCCTGTCCCGGATGGAGCGCGTCGTCCGCGAGCGGATGACCACGCAGGACGTCGAGGCGATCACGCCGCAGACCCTGATCAACATCCGTCCCGTCGTGGCGGCGATCAAGGAGTTCTTCGGCACCAGCCAGCTGTCGCAGTTCATGGACCAGAACAACCCGCTGTCGGGTCTGACCCACAAGCGCCGTTTGTCGGCGCTGGGCCCCGGTGGTCTGTCCCGTGAGCGTGCCGGCCTCGAGGTCCGCGACGTGCACTCCAGCCACTACGGCCGGATGTGCCCGATCGAGACGCCTGAGGGCCCGAACATCGGTCTGATCGGTTCGTTGTCGGTGTACGCGCGGGTCAACCCGTTCGGCTTCATCGAGACTCCGTACCGCAAGGTCGTCGACGGTGTCGTCACCGACGAGATCCACTACCTGACCGCCGACGAGGAGGACCGCCACGTCGTGGCGCAGGCCAACTCGCCGATCGACGACAAGGGCAGCTTCACCGAGTCCCGCGTCCTGGTCCGCCGTAAGGGCGGCGAGGTCGAGAACGTGACGCCGGCCGAGGTCGACTTCATGGACGTCTCACCGCGCCAGATGGTGTCGGTCGCGACGGCGATGATCCCGTTCCTCGAGCACGACGACGCCAACCGCGCCCTGATGGGTGCCAACATGCAGCGCCAGGCGGTTCCGCTGGTGCGCTCTGAGGCACCGCTGGTCGGCACCGGCATGGAGCTGCGTGCGGCCATCGACGCCGGCGACGTGGTCGTGACCGAGAAATCCGGTGTGGTCGAAGAGGTTTCGGCCGACTACATCACCGTGATGGCCGACGACGGCACCCGGCACACCTACCGGATGCGTAAGTTCGCCCGGTCCAACCACGGCACCTGCGCCAACCAGCGTCCGATCGTGGATGCCGGGCAGCGTGTCGAGTCGGGCCAGGTCCTCGCCGACGGGCCGTGCACCGAGAACGGTGAGATGGCACTGGGCAAGAACCTGCTCGTGGCGATCATGCCGTGGGAAGGCCACAACTACGAGGACGCGATCATCCTCTCCAGCCGTCTGGTTGAGGAGGACGTGCTCACCTCGATTCACATCGAAGAGCACGAGATCGATGCCCGCGACACCAAGCTGGGCGCCGAGGAGATCACCCGGGACATCCCGAACGTCTCCGATGAGGTGCTCGCCGACCTCGACGAGCGCGGCATCATCCGCATCGGCGCCGAGGTCCGTGACGGCGACATCCTGGTCGGCAAGGTCACCCCGAAGGGCGAGACCGAGCTGACCCCCGAGGAGCGGCTGCTGCGTGCGATCTTCGGTGAGAAGGCCCGCGAAGTCCGCGACACGTCGCTCAAGGTGCCCCACGGTGAGTCCGGCAAGGTCATCGGCATCCGGGTGTTCAGCCGCGAGGATGACGACGAACTGCCCGCCGGTGTCAACGAGCTGGTCCGCGTCTACGTGGCCCAGAAGCGCAAGATCTCCGACGGTGACAAGCTCGCCGGCCGCCACGGCAACAAGGGCGTCATCGGCAAGATCCTGCCCATCGAGGACATGCCGTTCCTGCCGGACGGCACCCCAGTGGACATCATCCTGAACACCCACGGTGTGCCGCGACGGATGAACATCGGCCAGATCCTGGAAACCCACCTCGGGTGGGTGGCCAAGGCCGGCTGGAAGGTCGACGGCACACCCGAGTGGGCCGCGAACCTGCCGGACGAGCTGCGGGAGTCGCAACCGGACTCCATCGTCTCGACGCCGGTGTTCGACGGTGCCCGCGAGGAGGAGCTGCAGGGTCTGCTGGCTTCGACGCTGCCCAACCGCGACGGCGAAGTGCTCGTCGACGGTGACGGCAAGGCCGTGCTCTACGACGGCCGCAGCGGTGAGCCGTTCCCGTACCCGGTGACCGTCGGCTACATGTACATCCTCAAGCTGCACCACCTGGTGGACGACAAGATCCACGCCCGCTCGACCGGTCCGTACTCGATGATCACCCAGCAGCCGCTGGGCGGTAAGGCGCAGTTCGGTGGCCAGCGGTTCGGCGAGATGGAGTGCTGGGCCATGCAGGCCTACGGCGCGGCGTACACGCTGCAGGAGCTCTTGACCATCAAGTCCGACGACACCGTCGGCCGGGTCAAGGTCTACGAGGCGATCGTCAAGGGCGAGAACATCCCCGAGCCGGGCATTCCCGAGTCGTTCAAGGTGCTGCTCAAGGAGCTGCAGTCGCTGTGCCTCAACGTCGAGGTCCTGTCGAGTGACGGTGCCGCGATCGAGATGCGTGACGGCGATGACGAGGACCTGGAGCGCGCTGCTGCCAACCTCGGAATCAACCTGTCCCGCAATGAATCTGCCTCCGTCGAGGATCTCGCCTGA
- a CDS encoding lipocalin family protein, whose protein sequence is MAERRVLLGTGAVVVGLGAALLSGAGAAHADGTDDSSGKPQASSDSSPSSGKATGGSKRAAEAKSGTASPSSASAGRSSSRSSVDKTTPKPATPTTAKVDTGTADAADQAATPASATAAATTDVATTQAAAAQDVPVSVTVGTSRRAAEAAARQAQINQILASAGTLTASAAATPAPASGLLATAMLNLLSGLGIAPRTAAATTDPAAQVTSSAVLLPNGTNGVTGVLIGHSRLDLPGAFIGQTVAADWYFPTQADGTVAAQGVIWLQHGFGATNTFYSALAQDLAKQTNSIVVAPTLSSIPITFSGGCLTCQVTQVDAAALLGPDRATLLASATAAGFTGTALPERFVLAGHSAGGGFATAVADDYLEGADAQYDPTDLVGVVMFDGVSNGALDGSFATQVSTLAAANKPVYQIAAPAQSWNLFGATTNVLAATLPGQFVGVVLQGGSHVDSMLGVNPLLDLVLQLVTKPVPAGNTAAVYTLSDGWINDMYAGATPQDPKYGLYAASNQQIIMGPTAAVGLPAAEANQLSFGDYLVKGLIDTVGGLFGFHLPPAVNSGNNGLNPNTPVATVGNGVTGVRTGSAVLDIPAGTNGYAAPADWYFPTQADGTVQANGIIWLQHGFLGFKDWYGSMAQELAQQTNSIVVVPNIFWFDNPLCPGCYLGGSVMQQAVASMFEGSRSALNISANAAGFSGVLPEKFLLTGHSAGGNFATAVGALITQTDQVDNLLGVVMFDGVSRNPLFTDSLTALQNAGIPDYQIAAPPQSWNAYGVATELMQQFYGDQFYGVQIDNGSHTDVIQGNNLFAWLGEIASAIIVRPSPPGAKDAVRTFASGWINDIYAGKSPTDPLYGIYGNPNNGTYVPNQPIVMGEAGATTLPAPPPVDVTKYANGVPWYEQGSVKLPFAWGLVNTKAVYTLNPDGTVKVQNSGNYFGPNGPQSNITGSAVSVNPAFNTRLDVGFFGSTPSSAEPGNYWILDYDPNYKWVIVSDPTRFSGYILTRDQTIPATEYDDLVARARQLGVWGPITPTQQYPATVTV, encoded by the coding sequence ATGGCTGAACGTCGCGTCTTGTTGGGCACTGGTGCAGTGGTCGTCGGATTGGGCGCGGCGTTGTTGTCGGGGGCGGGCGCAGCCCACGCCGACGGCACCGACGACAGCTCAGGCAAGCCGCAGGCGTCCTCGGACTCCTCGCCGTCGAGCGGAAAAGCCACCGGAGGCAGCAAGCGCGCCGCCGAGGCGAAATCGGGAACGGCATCACCGTCGTCGGCCTCGGCCGGACGATCGTCGTCGCGGTCGAGTGTCGACAAGACAACACCCAAGCCCGCCACACCGACCACCGCGAAGGTCGATACCGGTACCGCCGACGCGGCCGACCAGGCCGCAACCCCGGCATCCGCCACCGCTGCCGCCACCACCGACGTCGCCACGACACAGGCCGCGGCAGCGCAGGACGTCCCGGTGTCCGTTACCGTCGGGACGTCGCGCCGGGCGGCAGAGGCTGCGGCCCGGCAGGCTCAGATCAACCAGATCCTCGCGTCGGCCGGCACCCTGACCGCCAGCGCCGCCGCCACTCCCGCGCCCGCGTCCGGCCTGCTCGCCACCGCAATGCTCAACCTGCTCTCGGGTCTGGGCATCGCTCCCCGCACAGCGGCTGCCACCACCGACCCCGCCGCACAGGTGACGAGCTCGGCGGTACTGCTGCCCAACGGCACCAACGGCGTCACCGGTGTCCTGATCGGCCACTCCCGGCTGGACCTCCCCGGTGCCTTCATCGGCCAGACCGTCGCCGCCGACTGGTACTTCCCGACCCAGGCCGACGGCACCGTCGCCGCCCAGGGCGTCATCTGGTTGCAGCACGGATTCGGTGCCACCAATACCTTCTATTCGGCACTGGCCCAGGATCTGGCCAAGCAGACCAACAGCATCGTGGTGGCCCCGACCCTGTCGTCGATTCCGATCACGTTCTCCGGCGGCTGCCTCACCTGCCAGGTCACCCAGGTCGACGCGGCAGCGCTGCTGGGCCCCGACCGCGCCACGCTGCTGGCCAGTGCGACGGCGGCCGGATTCACCGGCACCGCTCTGCCCGAGCGCTTCGTGCTCGCCGGGCACTCCGCCGGTGGCGGGTTCGCCACCGCGGTCGCCGACGACTACCTCGAGGGCGCCGACGCCCAGTACGACCCCACCGACCTCGTCGGCGTGGTGATGTTCGACGGTGTCTCCAATGGGGCGCTGGACGGTTCATTCGCCACCCAGGTGTCTACTCTGGCCGCCGCGAACAAGCCGGTCTACCAGATTGCCGCCCCGGCGCAGAGCTGGAATCTGTTCGGCGCCACCACCAATGTGCTCGCAGCCACCCTGCCCGGCCAGTTCGTCGGCGTGGTGTTGCAGGGCGGCTCACATGTCGACTCGATGCTCGGGGTCAACCCTCTCTTAGACCTCGTGCTGCAGCTGGTGACCAAGCCGGTGCCCGCGGGCAACACCGCAGCGGTGTACACCCTCAGCGACGGGTGGATCAACGACATGTATGCCGGGGCGACCCCGCAGGACCCGAAGTACGGCCTGTACGCGGCGTCCAATCAGCAGATCATCATGGGTCCGACCGCCGCGGTCGGGCTACCCGCCGCGGAGGCCAACCAGCTGTCGTTCGGCGACTACCTCGTCAAGGGTCTGATCGACACCGTCGGCGGACTGTTCGGCTTCCACCTGCCCCCGGCGGTCAACAGCGGCAACAACGGACTGAACCCCAACACACCCGTGGCGACTGTGGGTAACGGCGTCACCGGCGTGCGGACCGGCTCCGCCGTGCTCGACATCCCGGCCGGCACCAACGGCTACGCCGCCCCGGCCGACTGGTACTTCCCGACCCAGGCCGACGGAACCGTGCAGGCCAACGGCATCATCTGGCTGCAGCACGGCTTCCTGGGCTTCAAGGACTGGTACGGCAGTATGGCCCAGGAGCTGGCCCAGCAGACCAACAGCATCGTCGTGGTGCCGAACATCTTCTGGTTCGACAACCCGCTGTGCCCGGGCTGCTACCTCGGCGGCTCGGTGATGCAACAAGCCGTCGCGTCGATGTTCGAGGGCAGCCGCTCGGCGCTGAACATCAGCGCCAACGCCGCCGGATTCTCCGGAGTCCTGCCGGAGAAGTTCCTGCTCACCGGGCACTCTGCGGGCGGCAACTTCGCCACCGCGGTCGGCGCGCTGATCACCCAGACCGATCAGGTGGACAACCTGCTCGGCGTGGTGATGTTCGACGGCGTCTCGCGCAACCCGCTGTTCACCGACTCGCTGACCGCGCTGCAGAACGCGGGAATCCCGGACTATCAGATCGCGGCGCCGCCGCAGAGCTGGAACGCCTACGGTGTGGCCACCGAACTGATGCAGCAGTTCTACGGCGACCAGTTCTACGGCGTCCAGATCGACAACGGCTCGCACACCGACGTTATCCAGGGCAACAACCTGTTCGCCTGGCTCGGCGAGATCGCCAGCGCCATCATCGTCCGGCCGTCGCCGCCGGGAGCAAAGGATGCGGTGCGCACCTTCGCCTCCGGATGGATCAACGACATCTATGCCGGCAAGAGCCCCACGGACCCGCTCTACGGCATCTACGGCAACCCCAACAACGGCACGTACGTCCCCAACCAGCCGATCGTCATGGGCGAAGCAGGAGCAACCACGTTGCCCGCCCCGCCGCCGGTGGACGTCACCAAGTACGCCAACGGGGTGCCCTGGTACGAGCAGGGCAGTGTGAAGCTGCCGTTCGCCTGGGGGCTGGTCAACACCAAGGCGGTGTACACGCTGAACCCGGACGGCACGGTCAAGGTGCAGAACTCGGGCAACTACTTCGGTCCCAACGGGCCGCAGTCCAACATCACCGGCTCCGCGGTTTCGGTGAACCCGGCGTTCAACACGCGCCTCGACGTGGGCTTCTTCGGTAGCACGCCGAGCAGCGCCGAGCCCGGCAACTACTGGATCCTCGACTATGACCCCAACTACAAGTGGGTCATCGTCAGCGACCCGACGCGCTTCTCCGGCTACATCCTGACCCGGGATCAGACCATCCCCGCCACCGAGTACGACGACCTCGTCGCGCGGGCCCGGCAACTCGGGGTGTGGGGGCCGATCACGCCCACACAGCAGTACCCGGCGACCGTCACCGTCTGA
- a CDS encoding ABC transporter ATP-binding protein, producing MGIGIQVEGLTKSFGSQRIWEDVTLDIPAGEVSVLLGPSGTGKSVFLKSLIGLLRPERGKIIVDGTDIIQCSAKELYEIRTLFGVMFQDGALFGSMNIYDNTAFPLREHTKKKESEIRQIVMEKLDMVGLGGDENKFPGEISGGMKKRAGLARSLVLDPQIILCDEPDSGLDPVRTAYLSQLLIDINAQIDATILIVTHNINIARTVPDNMGMLFRKHLVMFGPREVLLTSDEPVVKQFLNGRRIGPIGMSEEKDESTMAEEQALADAGHHDGGVEDIEGVPPQIQATPGLPERQAVGRRQARVRQILHTLPPAAQQAILDDLEGTHKLPTHTFVGEPAHAAHADDTTS from the coding sequence GTGGGCATTGGTATTCAGGTCGAGGGACTGACCAAGTCGTTCGGTTCTCAGCGCATCTGGGAGGACGTGACGCTGGACATCCCCGCCGGTGAGGTCAGCGTGCTGCTCGGTCCGTCCGGTACCGGTAAGTCGGTGTTCCTCAAGTCGCTGATCGGTCTGCTGCGCCCCGAGCGCGGCAAGATCATCGTCGACGGCACCGACATCATCCAGTGCTCGGCCAAAGAGCTCTACGAGATCCGCACGCTGTTCGGCGTCATGTTCCAGGACGGCGCTCTGTTCGGCTCGATGAATATCTACGACAACACCGCGTTCCCGCTTCGCGAGCATACGAAGAAGAAGGAAAGCGAGATCCGCCAGATCGTCATGGAGAAGCTCGACATGGTCGGCCTCGGCGGTGACGAGAACAAGTTCCCCGGCGAGATCTCCGGCGGTATGAAGAAGCGAGCCGGGCTGGCCCGCTCGCTGGTCCTCGATCCCCAGATCATCCTCTGCGACGAGCCAGACTCCGGTCTGGACCCGGTGCGTACCGCTTACCTGAGCCAGCTGCTCATCGACATCAACGCCCAGATCGACGCCACGATCCTGATCGTGACCCACAACATCAACATCGCGCGCACCGTGCCCGACAACATGGGCATGCTGTTCCGCAAGCACCTGGTGATGTTCGGCCCCCGCGAGGTGCTGCTGACCAGCGACGAACCCGTCGTCAAGCAGTTCCTCAACGGCCGCCGCATCGGTCCGATCGGCATGTCGGAGGAGAAGGACGAGTCGACGATGGCCGAGGAGCAGGCCCTGGCCGACGCCGGCCACCATGACGGTGGTGTCGAAGACATCGAAGGGGTGCCGCCGCAGATCCAGGCGACCCCGGGCCTGCCCGAGCGTCAGGCCGTCGGTCGTCGCCAGGCCCGTGTGCGCCAGATCCTGCACACGTTGCCCCCGGCCGCTCAGCAGGCGATCCTCGACGACCTGGAAGGCACCCACAAGCTGCCGACCCACACGTTCGTCGGCGAGCCCGCCCACGCCGCGCACGCCGACGACACCACGAGCTAA
- the rplL gene encoding 50S ribosomal protein L7/L12: MAKLSTEELLDAFKELTLLELSEFVKAFEETFDVTAAAPVAVAAAGPAAGGAPAEAAEEQSEFDVVLEGAGDKKIGVIKVVREIVSGLGLKEAKDLVDGAPKPLLEKVTKEAAEDAKAKLEAAGATVTVK; encoded by the coding sequence ATGGCAAAGCTGTCCACCGAAGAACTGCTCGACGCGTTCAAGGAACTGACCCTGCTCGAGCTCTCTGAGTTCGTGAAGGCCTTCGAGGAGACCTTTGACGTCACCGCGGCCGCTCCGGTCGCCGTTGCGGCTGCTGGTCCCGCCGCCGGCGGTGCCCCGGCCGAGGCCGCCGAGGAGCAGTCGGAGTTCGACGTCGTCCTCGAGGGCGCCGGCGACAAGAAGATCGGCGTCATCAAGGTCGTCCGCGAGATCGTTTCCGGCCTGGGCCTCAAGGAGGCCAAGGACCTCGTCGACGGCGCTCCCAAGCCGCTGCTCGAGAAGGTCACCAAGGAGGCCGCCGAGGACGCCAAGGCCAAGCTCGAGGCCGCTGGCGCCACGGTCACCGTCAAGTAG
- the rplJ gene encoding 50S ribosomal protein L10, which translates to MAKADKATAVADIAEQFKAATATVVTEYRGLTVANLAELRRSLAGNATYTVAKNTLVKRAAAEAGIEGIDELFAGPTAIAFVSGEPVDAAKAIKKFAKEHKALVIKGGYMEGRALTLTEVEKIADLESREVLLSRVAGALKAKQSQAAALFIAPASQVARLAAALQEKKAGEESAA; encoded by the coding sequence ATGGCCAAGGCTGACAAAGCCACCGCGGTTGCCGACATCGCCGAACAGTTCAAGGCCGCCACGGCCACCGTCGTCACCGAGTACCGCGGTCTGACCGTGGCCAACCTGGCCGAGCTGCGTCGCTCGCTGGCCGGCAACGCCACCTACACGGTCGCCAAGAACACGCTGGTCAAGCGTGCTGCGGCGGAAGCCGGTATCGAAGGCATCGACGAACTGTTCGCCGGACCGACAGCAATCGCATTCGTCAGCGGCGAGCCCGTCGACGCCGCGAAGGCGATCAAGAAATTCGCCAAGGAGCACAAAGCCCTCGTCATCAAGGGCGGCTACATGGAGGGTCGCGCCCTGACCCTCACCGAGGTCGAGAAGATCGCTGACCTCGAGTCGCGCGAGGTGCTGCTGTCGCGCGTCGCCGGCGCTCTGAAGGCAAAGCAGTCCCAGGCCGCAGCGCTGTTCATCGCGCCCGCGTCCCAGGTCGCGCGCCTTGCTGCAGCTCTGCAAGAGAAGAAGGCCGGCGAAGAATCCGCCGCCTGA
- a CDS encoding ROK family protein has protein sequence MTATLVLDIGGTKIAAGLVAPDGDLLFQTRQPTPGSADPDVVWAAAARTVTEALAAAEGPIDGVGISSAGPIHLPDGTISPVNIPVWRGFPIRRKVAEAVPGVPVRLGGDGLCMALGEHWRGAGQGAQFMLGMVVSTGIGGGLILDGVPYAGRTGNAGHVGHVVVDTDGPACSCGARGCVEAIASGPHLAAWAREQGWTGADAKELADAAAAGNDIALRAFRRGATAVAAMIASVGATCDLDLVVIGGGVAKAGPVLFDPLTAALRSYARLDFIAGLRVIPAALGGEAGLVGAAALLRAPARE, from the coding sequence ATGACAGCCACCCTGGTTCTCGACATCGGCGGCACCAAGATCGCGGCCGGACTCGTCGCCCCAGACGGCGACCTGTTGTTCCAGACGCGCCAACCCACCCCGGGCTCGGCCGACCCGGACGTCGTGTGGGCGGCGGCAGCGCGCACCGTCACCGAGGCGCTGGCCGCGGCAGAGGGCCCGATCGACGGCGTCGGCATCTCCTCGGCCGGACCGATCCATCTGCCCGACGGCACCATCAGCCCGGTCAACATCCCGGTTTGGCGGGGTTTCCCGATTCGGCGAAAGGTCGCCGAGGCGGTGCCCGGGGTGCCCGTGCGGCTGGGCGGCGACGGACTGTGCATGGCGCTCGGTGAGCATTGGCGCGGCGCCGGGCAGGGCGCCCAGTTCATGCTCGGCATGGTCGTGTCGACGGGTATCGGCGGCGGTCTCATCCTCGACGGGGTGCCCTACGCCGGCCGAACGGGCAACGCCGGACACGTCGGGCACGTCGTCGTCGATACCGACGGGCCGGCCTGCAGCTGCGGCGCCCGCGGCTGCGTCGAAGCGATCGCCAGCGGACCGCACCTGGCGGCATGGGCGCGAGAGCAGGGCTGGACGGGCGCGGACGCCAAGGAACTCGCCGACGCGGCCGCGGCCGGGAACGACATCGCGCTGCGAGCGTTCCGGCGGGGCGCGACGGCCGTCGCGGCGATGATCGCCTCGGTGGGCGCCACGTGCGACCTCGATCTTGTGGTCATCGGCGGGGGAGTGGCCAAGGCGGGACCGGTGCTGTTCGACCCGCTGACCGCGGCACTGCGCAGCTATGCCCGGCTGGACTTCATCGCCGGCCTGCGGGTGATACCCGCGGCGCTCGGCGGCGAGGCTGGACTGGTGGGAGCGGCCGCACTACTGCGCGCACCTGCCCGCGAGTAG
- a CDS encoding malonyl CoA-ACP transacylase, with amino-acid sequence MSVAAIVAGNPIAVSEIDAREVTLRNAPQAAALPRPGTSEGRQLRRWLTQLLVTEQVVASEARTLGVAVTADTPTEDDVLPDLTARLEIGSIAAAVLAEPLARAVFAHVTGEVDVSDAAVADYEHRNPGRFTARDDLATHLRGAQRRRAFRRWLVSRSAALVWLAPGYEHPGDPRQPDNTHRH; translated from the coding sequence ATGAGCGTCGCGGCCATCGTCGCCGGCAACCCGATTGCGGTGAGCGAGATCGACGCCCGAGAGGTGACGCTGCGCAACGCACCGCAGGCGGCCGCCCTGCCCCGGCCAGGTACCAGTGAGGGCCGGCAGCTGCGGCGCTGGCTCACCCAGCTGCTGGTGACCGAACAGGTCGTGGCATCCGAAGCCCGCACGCTGGGCGTGGCTGTCACCGCTGACACCCCGACCGAGGATGACGTCCTGCCCGATCTGACCGCACGGCTGGAAATCGGCAGCATCGCCGCCGCGGTGCTCGCCGAACCGCTGGCGCGCGCGGTGTTCGCCCACGTCACCGGCGAGGTGGATGTTTCCGACGCCGCGGTCGCCGACTACGAACACCGCAATCCCGGCCGGTTCACCGCGCGCGACGACCTCGCCACCCACCTGCGCGGCGCGCAGCGGCGGCGGGCCTTCCGGCGATGGCTGGTGTCGCGCAGCGCCGCGCTGGTGTGGCTTGCACCCGGCTACGAGCATCCCGGCGATCCTCGTCAACCCGACAACACCCACAGGCACTGA